GCTGTCCTTGCCTGATCCCTCGCGCGGGATGCACCGGCGGCATGGTCGTGGTCGTTGCTGCCGTGTCCCGCACCGTTTCCGGCTCCTCGGGCGCATGACCTGGGACGGCCGCAGTCCCGCGAAACCATCGCCGTGCGGCTTATTTCCCCGCCCGCGCCCACCCCACGCGGCATGCCGCGTGGGGACCCCGAGCTTGCGGGCTCCTCGCGGTCGCTGCGCTTCAAATAAGCCCTCCGGCTCCGGTCCTCCGCTCTCGCTCCGGCCTGCCGGTTCGCAGGCCCGCTGTGACCGTCCCTCCGGTCCGCCCATCGCCCGGAAACGGTTCGGGGCGACTTTTCAGGAGACGAACAATGCCAGCAATCGGATATGTCACCCGCGACGGAAACGGCTTCAAGGGCCAGCTCAAGACGCTCTCGATCCGCACCGACATCGAGATCATTCCCAACACCGGCAAGTCCGGCGACACCCAGCCCGATTACCGTGTGTCGGCGGCCGGCGTCGAGGTCGGGGCCGGATGGATCCGGCGCGGCGAAATGAGCGGCAAGGACTATGTGTCGCTATCGCTCGCCGCGCCCGAATTCGGCCCGCGCCGGCTCTACGCCAATCTCGGCCGCGCCGCCGGGCAGGACGACGACCACGCCTTCGCGATCATCTGGAACCCGGCCGATTGAGCGGACCGCCCCGCGCCCGCCAAGGGCGCGGGGCATGAAGCGGTGCGCCGGATTTGCCATAGCTCGCGAGGGACTCTGCAGGCGGGGGCGTCTGCACCGTCCGCTTTCCGTCGCACGGACGAAAGCCCGTGCCACCCGGTTCAACCCACACCGCTTCATTCGAGATCATGCCTCAGGAGCCCGGCCGACTGAACCCGGCGCCCCGCGTCCCGCAAGGGCGCGGGGCATCGCCACCGGCCCGAAACGAGGGGGGTCGGAATCGCATGGTTCGATTTGCGACCCTGCCGAAGACGGCCGGATCGATCCAATCCGCGCTCATCAGCCGGCGCAAGATGCACCGGCGCGGATGGACCCGGAATCATGGACGACACCGCCGAACGCGCGCAGGCCGCGCGCGAGACCTGCCCCTTCCTCACCGCCAAGCAGGCGGCCTTTCATCTCGGCCTCGCCTACTCGACGCTGAAGCGCCTGCGCCAAGCGGGAAGGGGGCCGAAATGCCGCCTGCATGGCCGCACCTGGCGCTATCATATCGACGATATCGAAGCGTGGTCGGCAGCCCGCGCGCGGGGAGGCGACCGTGGTTGAGCGCCGCGACCTGCCGCTTTTCGCCTGGGGCAACGCGCTGCGCGCCGCCCGCGCACGCCGCACAAGACTGCGCCGCCGCGCCGCGCTGCTGGGCGCCGGCATCGCCTGCCTCGGCCTCACGATCGCGCTGCCACCTCTGCCCCGGCTGGTCTGGAACGCCAGTGCCAGCGCGCCGATCGGCCTCTATGCCGTGTCGCCCGGCGCGGCGCTCGAACGCGGCGACATGGTGATCGCCTGGCCGCCGGTCGAGGCACGGCACCTGGCCGCGCGCCGTCGCTATCTGCCAAGCAACGTGCCGCTGGTGAAGCGCGTCGCCGGTATTGCCGGAGACACGATCTGCGCGGCGGATCGCATGGTGACGGTGAACGGCCGACCGGTTGCGGTGCGCCGCGCCGTCGATGCGGCGGGCCGTCCGCTGCCAGCCTGGCAGGGATGCGTCCGGCTCGGACCGGGCATGGTCTTCCTGCTCATGGCCGAGACCCCGGACTCGTTCGACGGCCGCTATTTCGGGCCGACGCTGGCGCAGCATGTCATCGGCAAGGCGACCCCGCTGTGGCTGCGCTGAGGGTTTTCGCGGTTACCGTCGCGCTGCTTGCGGCAACACCCGCCGCCGCCGATCCACGCAGAACCGATCCGGTATCCCGCTGGCACGCCGAGATCGCCGAGGCGTCCGCCCGGTTCGGCGTACCGGGCGCCTGGATCGAGCGAGTAATGCGCGCCGAAAGCGGTGGTCATACCATGCTTGACGGGCGACCGATCACCAGCCGAGCAGGCGCGATGGGCCTGATGCAATTGATGCCGGCGACCTGGGCGGCGATGCGCGCGGCGCACGGGCTAGGCGGCAATCCGCATGATCCGCACGACAATATTCTCGCAGGCACGGCCTATCTGCGCGCGATGTATGACCGCTTCGGCTATCCCGGATTGTTCGCCGCCTATAATGCCGGCCCCGGCCGTTATGCCGCCCATCTCGCATCAGGCCGCGCGCTGCCGACCGAGACGCGCGCCTATCTCGCGCAGGTGTCGGGCACGCCTTCGGGTCCATTGCAATCCCTTCCCCAGCGGTCGCCACCAGCATTGTTCGTCGCGCTTCGGACCAGCAACGTATCCGCCGATCCATCGCCATCGCGCGCGCCGGATGAACCGCCCGATGCCCTGTTCGCGGTTCGCGCCCCCCGCTGATCCAGCATATCCGGTAGCCGCAAACGGGACCGGCTGAGAGGGCAGGGCGCGACGGCACAGGTTGGAGGGGCTCGTCTCGGCAAGGCCCAGCATGACGGGCGCCGAAGCGGCTGTGCAAGGCCGGCGGTCCCTCCAATTTTGCCGCGAACCGGAGCCTGCTCACGCAGGCGAGTCTGTTTGTTTTCAGCGCAACAAAATCGGTTCCTCCGCCGCCGCTGCGCGGCGCTTCCGGCTTCGCCTCCAGCGGCCCTGACAGCCGCTCCGCCACCCGTCTTCGGAGGTCTGTCCTCAATGAGGAGGATTTCAAGCGAAGGAGGCGATCATGACCATGTTTCAGTCCATCGGTGCGGCGTCGGACCGCGTGGTGGCGACGCTCGTGGCGGGGCTCGAAATCGAGTTCGGACGGGGCGCTGGCGAGGCGCTGGCGCAGCGGTTCCTGGAGGCCGAGGAGAGTGATTTCCTCTGGGATGCGAGGGCGTCGGAGCGTTGGCTCGGGGCGTATCAAGCACGAGACGAAGAG
The window above is part of the Sphingomonas sanxanigenens DSM 19645 = NX02 genome. Proteins encoded here:
- a CDS encoding DUF736 domain-containing protein, producing the protein MPAIGYVTRDGNGFKGQLKTLSIRTDIEIIPNTGKSGDTQPDYRVSAAGVEVGAGWIRRGEMSGKDYVSLSLAAPEFGPRRLYANLGRAAGQDDDHAFAIIWNPAD
- a CDS encoding helix-turn-helix transcriptional regulator, translating into MDDTAERAQAARETCPFLTAKQAAFHLGLAYSTLKRLRQAGRGPKCRLHGRTWRYHIDDIEAWSAARARGGDRG
- a CDS encoding S26 family signal peptidase, with translation MVERRDLPLFAWGNALRAARARRTRLRRRAALLGAGIACLGLTIALPPLPRLVWNASASAPIGLYAVSPGAALERGDMVIAWPPVEARHLAARRRYLPSNVPLVKRVAGIAGDTICAADRMVTVNGRPVAVRRAVDAAGRPLPAWQGCVRLGPGMVFLLMAETPDSFDGRYFGPTLAQHVIGKATPLWLR
- a CDS encoding lytic transglycosylase domain-containing protein yields the protein MAALRVFAVTVALLAATPAAADPRRTDPVSRWHAEIAEASARFGVPGAWIERVMRAESGGHTMLDGRPITSRAGAMGLMQLMPATWAAMRAAHGLGGNPHDPHDNILAGTAYLRAMYDRFGYPGLFAAYNAGPGRYAAHLASGRALPTETRAYLAQVSGTPSGPLQSLPQRSPPALFVALRTSNVSADPSPSRAPDEPPDALFAVRAPR